A window of Desulfuromonas soudanensis genomic DNA:
ATCGAGGATTTCGTCGACATCTACGCCGTCGCCTTCCCGGTGGTTTCCGACCGCAGTTTTGCCCTCCATAGGGCTCTGCGCGCCGGTCCGACCCCCTTCTCCCTTTACGTCCTGCGCGATGCCCCGGGGGAGGTCGGGGTGGTGGCGGGTACAGCCCTTGGCGAAGACGAGGGCATGGAAGCGCTCTTCGACTTTCTCAAGGAGATGCTGACGATGAAAACGGCGGACCTTATCCCTCTGGCCGAAGGGAGTACGGAGGCCGTGGCGTCCCTCGAACCGCCGCAGACGGAAGGGGAGGTCGCCGCCCGGATCGAGGGAGCCCTGGCGTCCCTGGGAGATAAGGTCAAGGGGGTTCGCCGGGTCTCCCTTCCCAGCGGCCGAAGGGTCTATGCCGCCCGGGTCCGGCGCTCCGGCGAGTGGGAGACGATTTTCGCCGAGGTTACCAGCCGTTCGGCGATCTGCGACGTCTGCCACAACGTCCACTTCTTCTACCTCTTCGACAGCAAGGGGAAGATCCTTGCCTTCGAACCGCTGCACCTCACCAAATACGGCAACGCCGAATGGAACAAGGGGGAGGTGGATCATTTTGCCAAAAGAGTGGTCGGCCGGTCGATGACCGGCCTGTGGAATTTCGATCCGAAGGTCGATGCGGTAACGAGCGCCACCATGACCTCTGCGATCATCTTCGACAACTTCGATCAGGGGCGGCAGCTCCTCGATGAATTGAAGGCTGCCGGAGAGCTGTAAGGGACGGGCGCCCCTTTTCCTCCTTGTCCTCCAGCGCCGCACAGGCTATCCTTTCCGGTCGTATACGCTTTTTCCGGAAAACTTTTTCGGGATATCCCTCTCAACGGCCAGCAGGCTGCCCGGGGTGGATGTCGCAGGAGCATCTGATTCATGGCCCGAAAAATTTTCATCTCCGCCACCGGTCAGGACTGCGGCAAAACGACGACCAGCCTCTCCCTTCTCTACCAGGCGCGGAAGAAATACAGCCGCATCGGCTTCATCAAGCCGATCGGCCCCAAGCCGATCGACTTCCTCGGCCGCCGTATCGACACCGACCCGGCGATGATCGCCAAGGTTTTCGGTCTCGAACATCTCATCGACTTCATGTGTCCGGTGGTGGTGGAGCCGGGGATGACCCACCGGATGATCGAGGGGAAGATCTCCGTCGTCGAGCTCGAAGGGCGCATCCTGCAAGCGGTGGAGCGCCTCGAGCAGGAGTGCGACTTTCTCGTCATCGAGGGGGCGGGGCACAGCGGCGTCGGCTCGGTTCTCGGCCTCAGCAACGCCCGGGTGGCGGCCCTCCTCGGAGCGCCGGTGCTGATGGTGACCGGCGGCGGTCTCGGGAGCGTGATCGACTCGGTCTGCATGAACCTGGCCCTCTACCGGGAGTGCGGGTCCGAGGTGCGGCTGCTGGTGGCCAACAAGCTGATTCCCGAGAAGCGCGACAAGACCATGCACCATTTGCGTCTTGCCTTCAAGGATGCCGGCCTCGGCGTGATCGGCGGCTTCAACTACCAGCCGGTGCTGGCCAATCCGACCCTCAAGCGGATCGCTCACGTCCTCGGGATCCCGGTCAACGGCAACGCCGCCGATCTGATGCGCATCGTCCACCATGTCCAGATCGGCGCCGCCTCCACCCAGCGGGTGGTGGATATGCTCGAAGAGGACACGCTCCTCATCGTCACCAGTTCCCGGGACGAGCTGCTGGTGACCCTCTCCAACCTCTACGCCCACCCCGAATACCGGGCGCAGATTGCCGGCCTGGTGATTCCTGGGGTGGTGCCGATTTCGAAAATAACCCAGCAGATTCTCGACAGCAGCGGTCTCCCCTATCTGCGCACCACCATGCGCACCGACAGCGTCTTTCTCGCCATTCACGAGGACGTCTCGAAGCTCACCCCGGAGGATGCCGAGAAGATCGTCCTGATCCACAAACTGGCGGAGAAACGTTTCGACTTCGACTACATCGACCGGCTCTTTTCCGAATGACCGCGTCGCAACCGCAGGGATTTTTCCAGCCATGAGCGAAAAGCACGACATCCGTCCGGGGCAGTCGATCGAGCTCCTCAAGGAGCTGCACATCCTCACCCGCGACGGCCAGCTCAACCAGGACAGCCGCCGCAAGCTCAAGCAGGTCAATCACCTCTACCAGTTCATCGAGCCGCTCCTGCAGGAGGTGCTGCAGGAGCGTTCCGCCATCCGCCTCGTCGACCACGGCGCGGGGAAGTCCTATCTCGGCTTCATCCTCTACGACCTCTTCTTCAAGACGCGGTCGGACGAGAGCCGGATCTACGGCATCGAGACCCGTGACGAACTGGTGCAAAAATCCCGGGAGCTCTCGGCGCGCCTGAACTTCCCCGGGATGTCCTTCTACAACCTCTCGGTGGCCGAGGCGACGGAATCGGTGTCCCTGCCGGAGACCGTCGACGTCGTCACCGCTCTCCACGCCTGCGATACCGCCACCGACGACGCCATCGCCTTTGGTTTGAAAAAAAAGGCTCAATTCCTCGTCCTGGTCCCCTGCTGCCAGGCCGAGGTGGCCACGGCCCTGCGCCGGACCAAGGCCGCCGCCCTGGCCCGGGGACCCCTGGCGGAGATCTGGCGCCACTCCCTGCACACCCGCGAATTCGGCAGCCACCTCACCAACGTCCTGCGCTGCCTGCAACTGCAGGCCCACGGCTATCAGGTGAGCGTGACCGAGCTGGTCGGCTGGGAACACTCGATGAAAAACGAGCTCATCATCGCCCGTTTCAAGGATCTCCCCCGCCGCCATCCCGCCGAACGCCTCCGCGAGCTCCTCGGGACCCTGGGGCTCGAGGAGCTGGAGGGGCGGTTTCTGACTCCGGAGTAAGCGTCGCTGCGACCCCTCTCCGGGGCTCCTCGTGCCGCTCCCCGGAAAATCCGCCATTTTGCTCGCCGACTGTGCTAGGATGTCCGTTCGCTGGATTTTTCCTTTTGTTAACGCAACACGCGAGAGTTCCGATGAAAATAGAATGGTACCCGGGGCACATGGCCAAGGCCCGCCGTCAGATCATCGAGGTGATGGCCACCATCGACGTGGTCATCGAGGTCATCGACGCCCGTCTCCCCGCCTCCAGTTCCAACCCCCTCCTGGCCAAATTGCGGGGGGTCAAACCCTGCATCAAGATCCTCAACAAGAACGACCTCGCCGACCCGGAAGTCACCCGGGCCTGGGTGCGTCATTTCGAAGAGGAGTCCAATGTGCGGGCCCTCCCCCTCGAAGCGAAGCAGCGCACCGAGGTCGCCCACATCCCCACTCTTTGCCGGGGGATGGTCTCCCGTCCCGGCAAGCCGTGGAAGTCGCTGCGGGTCATGGTGATGGGGATTCCCAACGTCGGCAAGTCGACCCTGATCAACACCCTGGCCGGCAAGCGCATGGCGCGCATCGGCGACAAACCCGCCATCACCACCTGCCCGCAGCAGATCGACCTGCGCAACGGCATCTTCCTTTCCGATACCCCGGGACTCCTCTGGCCGGTCATGAGCGATCAGCGGGGGGCCTACCGGCTGGCGACCAGCGGCGCCATCGGCGACAGCGCCATCGACTATGCCGATGTCGCACTTTTTGCCGTCGCCTTCATGATGCGCCGCTATCCCGATCTCCTCTGCGCCCGCTACGACCTGCAGGCACTTCCTGAGAGCCCCACGGCCGCTCTCGAGGAGATCGGCCGCCGCCGCGGCTGCCTGGTCGGGGGCGGAGAGATCAACCTGCAGCGGGCCGGCGAGGCCTTTCTCCGCGATCTGCGCGGCGGGAGGATCGGCCGGGTCTCCCTCGAAGAACCGGGGGAGGAGATTGTTGCCGAGGCCGCTCCGGAGGAGGGGAATGGGTACGCCCCCCTTTAACTGCCGGCGCTGCGGGCACTGCTGTCTCACCCTGGTCGACGCCTTTGCCGGCTGCGTCTCGGCGGCCGACCTCGCCCGCTGGAGGGGAGCCGGGCGGCCGGACATCCTCTCCCGGATCGAGAGTCTCGACCTCGGCCGGGGGAACGTTTTGCACCTCGCCTGGGTCGATCCCCTCACCCGGGACGACGTCGAGCGCTGTCCCTGGCTTGCCGAGCTCCCCGACGGCGGCGGCTTTGGCTGCACCATCGAAGCGATCAAGCCCGACCACTGCCGCGCCTACCCCGAGGATGAAAGCCACGCCCGCCAGACCGGCTGCCCCGGAGCGGCCTTTCCCCCCGAAAATTGATTCATCCGCCGTCCGTCGCAATTTTTTTTACAGGAGACAGGATGCAGGCCAAGGAACTGGCAAAGAAAATCAAGAGCAACTCGGCGCCCTGCGTCATCGACGTGCGCAGTGGCTTCGAATTCCGCTCGGGGCATATCCCCGGGGCGCTCCATACCCCTGCCTGGCGGATTCTGCTGCGCCTCTCCCCCCTCCCCGGGGACAAAAAGACGTCGCTCGTGGTGACCTGCGAACACGGCCCCCGTGCCCAGATCGCCGTCTCCCTCCTGAAGCTGGCCGGATATCCTGACATCGAGCTCCTTGATGGGCACATGGCAGGGTGGCGTCGCGGCGGACTTCCTCTGGAAAAATAAACTGCGCTCAACCGGCAGCGATTCCGGGAGAGGGGAACAAAAAAGGGCAATGGCCGGAACACGCGTTCCGGCCATTGCCCTTTTTGCATTCTCTTTCAAAGAGTCGTCAGGCCGGGAAGGTGATTTCCAGCTGGCTTTCGCTGAGCTTGCGGACGCGGAGATTTTCCCGGAAGTGTTTCCCCACCCCCTGGACGAGGCCGACCAGGTAGTCGATCATGCCGCGGCCGGAGCGGTACTCCATCAGCAGGGTGTTGTCGTCCTTCCACTTGTAGCCGAAGCGGGGGGGGCGCGCCGATTCGATGTTCATGGTCACGTTCTCGTGGATCTGATCCATCTTCAGCAGCAGTTCCCGGGCGGTTTTGGAGCCGCGGAAGTAGGCCTTGTAGATCCTCTGGCAGAACTCGTTGACCCAGTAGTCGCCGAAGGCTTCGGAGGCCTGGCGTTTGCTGATGTTGAGCGTGGTGCAGGTGGCGTCGAAAATTTTCATGGCGACGCGGTCGTCGATGTCCTGGCTGGCGAGAAAACGGGTGTTGCCGGGCAACCCGGCGTTCACCAGGGTCGCCTCCCACTTGGGCTTGCCGTACCCTTCGCTGATCATGCTCTCGAGACAGTTGATGATGACGGCCTTCACTGGGATACCTCCTTTGAGTGCGGTTGAAGAAATGTCGGAACTTTGCGGCGGTTTGTCCTGCGGCGGGAAGTAGACGGCTTGTGAAAGGAAAAAATCTTTTAAAATCAGTGGGGAAGAGAGTAACTCATCCTTTCCTTTGTGGGACCTGTCATATCTTACAGGGGCGGTAAGTATCCATTGTCGGCGATCATGGCCTGTGCTTTTCTGGCCGAGGGAAATGATGACGGGTGGAGGACCGGACGTCCTTTGCGGCCGACTTTTTCCCGGAGACGCAGCAAAGGAGCCTTATCATGAGCAAACTCGAGGATGTTCGAAGTGTCGATCCCGCCGCCCTGGCCATGCTGGCCGTGGCGGACCGGGAGGGGTACGAAACCGTCTGGGACCGCTTGAAGCAGCAGCAGCCCCAGTGCCGCATGGGGCAGACGGGGGTCTGCTGCCGGATCTGTTCCATGGGCCCCTGCCGGATCAATCCCTCGGGGAAGAAGCCCGACCGGGGGGTGTGCGGGGCCGATGCCGACACCATCGTCGCCCGCAACCTCATCCGGATGATCGCCGCCGGCGCCTCGTCCCATTCGGATCACGGCCGCAAGCCGGCCATCCTCCTCCGGGAGATCGCCGCCGGGCACAACGCCGACTACGGGATCAAGGATCCGGAGAAACTCCTGGCCGTCGCCGCCCGGCTCGGCATCGCCGTCGAGGGGCTCAGCCTCCTGGAGGTGGCCGGGGAGGTGGCCGAGGTCTCCCTTGAGTGCTTCGGCAAACAGGACGGCGAGCCGATCCGCTTTCTCCAGCGCTACATGCCGGCCCGCCGCCAGGAGCGCTTCCAAAGGCTCGAAACGGAAATTGCCGCCTCTACCGGGAGGCGCCCGGGGTTCCTGCCGCGGAGCATCGACCGGGAGCCGGTGGATGTGCTGCACCGCACCACCTTCGGCACCGACCACGATCCCCTCTCGCTGTTGATCCAGGGGGTGCGCTGCGCCCTGGCCGACGGCTGGGGCGGTTCGATGATCGCCACCGAGCTCCAGGATGTCCTATTCGGCACGCCGCGGGCCAAGGCGGCCCAGGCCAACCTGGGGGTGATCGACGCCGACTATGTCAATATCCTCGTCCACGGCCACGAGCCGATCTTTTCCGAAAAACTCATCGACTGCTCCCTCGGGGAAGAGATGCAGGCGGTCGCCCGGGAGCACGGCGCCAAGGGGGTCAAGGTCATCGGCATGTGCTGCACCGTCAACGAGGTCCTGATGCGCAAGGGGGTGGCGGTGGCGGGGAATCACCTGCACCAGGAACTGGCGGTGATGACCGGCGCCATCGAGGCGGTGGTGGTCGACGTCCAGTGCATCCTGCCGTCGATGGTCAACCTCACCCGTTGTTTTCACACCCGTTTCATCACCACCAGCGACCAGGCGATGTTTCCCGGGGCGATCCATATCCAGTACGACGAGCAGAACGCCCGCCGGGTTTCCGAAGAGGTGGTGCGCACCGCCATCGCCGCCTTTTCCGACCGCAACCCCGCCAAGGTCTCCATTCCCCAGGAGGTGATGGAGGCGCGGGTCGGCTACGGCGTCGAGGAGCTCTCCCGTCACCTCGGGGGGGATCTGCACCCCCTGGCCGTGGCCCTGGCCGACGGCACCATCCGGGGGATCGTCGGCATCGTCGGCTGCAACAATCCCAAAATCACCCAGGACTACCTCCACGTCGGTCTGGCCCGGGAACTGATCCGGGAGGGGGTCCTGGTTGTCGGCACCGGCTGCTCGGCCATCGCCGTGGCCAAGGCCGGCCTGATGGGGCTGGAGGTGGCCGACCAGGCCGCTGCCGGGCTGCGCGACTTCTGCCGACGCCACAACCTCCCGCCGGTGCTGCACATGGGATCCTGCGTCGACTGTTCGCGGCTGCTGGTCCTCTTCAGCGACCTGGCCGAGCGCCTCGATCTCGACGTTTCGGAGCTGCCGGTGGTCGGTTCGGCGCCGGAGTGGACCACGGAGAAGGCCCTGACGATCGGCACCTATTTCGCCGCTTCCGGGGTTCCCGTGCATCTCGGCCATATGCCGCCCATTGCCGGGAGCTCCACCGTCACCCGGATCCTCACCGAGGATCTGCGGGGACTTCTCGGCGGGTACTTTTTTGTCGAGGGGGAGCTGCTGCCGGCCACGGCGGCCATCCTCGCCGTTCTCGATGAGCGCCGGGCCCGGTTTCTGTCCAAAGAGGAGGATCTCCCGGCGGATCTGGCGAGTTAGAGGGGAAAGTGACCAATTTTGACCACCCCCGGGGAAAGAGAGGGAAACCTGGCCCTTCATCCGCTGAAAGAAAAGCCCAAGGGTCCGTATTTGCGGGTTTTTATGGTTTGATTAAAATAATGTGGACGGCCGACATTTGGGATTATTTTTTGCAAGTCTTGCGGCACTCCGGCCGGGATGCCCCCCGGTCCGCAACGGATTATTTCTAGGAGTTGTTTCATGTCATTCCAGTGGAAAATGATCGGCATCGTCGTCTCAGCGGCTCTCCTTCCGCTCCTGGTGGTTCTGGCCCTGACCACCCACTATTCCATGAAGGCCCAGGAGGAAACGGTCGCCGCCGCCGAGCGGATGGTAGACGCCGATCTCGAGCATACGATTGCCGGACTTCTGCGCCTGGCCGACGCCAATCAGGCCGCCCTGAAAGAGCAGCGCCAGGCGGCGGTAAGGAACTATCTCCGTTCCCTGGCCGACAGTCTCTACCAGAGGGTCGAGGCGATTCACCGCCGCGAATCGGGGGGCGCGGCGCAGGAGGCGATTCGGCGCGAAATCCTCTCTCCCCGCATCGGCGGCAGCGGCTATGCCTTCGGCCTGAACAGCCAGGGGGTGTTGACGGTTCATCCGAAGAGTGAAGGAACGTCCCTGGCAGGGGAGGCGCACATCGATGAAATGCGGGACAAGAAGGAAGGGTTCATCACCTATCACAGTGTCACCGCCGGGCGTGACAAGGCCGTCTACTACCGCTATTTCCAACCCCTCGACCTGATCATTGCCCCGGGGGTCTTCGTCGACGAACTGGAGAGCCTCTACGATCTCCAGGGGGAGGCGGCGGCCTTTTCGCGGTTTGTCAACGGCCTGCAGCAGCTGCGCATCGGCGAACTGGGATATATCTGGGCTGTTTCCGTCGCCGACGGCCGGTCCGAGGGCTTTGCCGCCAGTCCGACGGGAGCAGGCGGGAAGGCCCTTCCCCTTCCCGAGGAGGACAGCGGCGGCACTCCCTTTCTGCAGCCCCTCGTCGATCGGGCCCTGTCTCTTCCTCAAGGGGAATACGGCGAATTGTGGCTCGATCTGGTCAATCCCCTGGACGGCCAAAAGCATCGCATGATGTATCGCTTCACCTATTACCCCCCCCTGAATTGGGTCATCGGCGCCGCCGTTGCCGAGGAGGAGGTTCTCGGCGCCGCGACCCGGGTCGGTGCGTCCTTCAGCGCCATGGAGAAGTCGATCCTCACCGGCTCGGCGGTGCTGGCTCTTCTGGCCTGTCTTGCCGCCTCCCTCTTCGCCAGGACTCTGAGCCGCCCGGTGCAGCAGGTGGCGGCGGTGGTCAAGAGGGTGGCCAAGGGCGATTTTACCTGCCGGCTCAACCTGCAGCGGCGGGATGAAATCGGCCAGCTTGCAACGGCGCTCGACGGCATGTCGGAGCATTTGCATCGCACCGCCGAACTGGCCGAGGAGATCGCCCGGGGGAATCTGGCGGTGACGGTGGTGAGGGCGTCGGAGGAGGATCAGCTCGGGCTGGCCCTCGGCAACATGGTGGGGACGCTCAATAACGTTATCGGCGAGGTGAAGGGGGCGATGGAAAACGTCACCTCGGGAAGCCGGGCCCTCAACGACGCTTCGCAGGAGATGTCCCAGGGGGCCACCGAGCAGGCGGCGGCGGCCGAGGAGGCGGCGGCCTCCATCGAGCAGATGGAGGCAAACATCCGCCAGAATGCCGAAAATGCCCGGAAGACCGAGCAGCTCGCCGTCAAGGCCGCCGGGGACGCCGAGGCGAGCCTGGAGGCGGTGGGCGACACCATGACGGCGATGAAGCAGATCGCCGAAAAGATCATGATCGTCGAGGAGATCTCCCGGCAGACCAACCTCCTGGCCCTCAACGCCGCCATCGAGGCGGCGCGGGCCGGGGAGCACGGCCGGGGATTTTCGGTCGTTGCCGCCGAGGTGCGCAAGCTGGCCGAGCGCAGCCAGCTGGCGGCGGTGGAAATCAACGGGCTGTCGATCTCGAGCGTCGATGTGGCGGCCAGGGCCGGCCTGATGCTCGAAGCGATGGTTCCCGACATTCAGAAGACCGCGGAACTGGTGCAGGAGATCGCCGCCGGCAGCAGGGAACAGACGATGGGGGCCGGGCAGATCGGCAAGGCCATCGGGCAGCTCGACCTGGTCATCCAGCAGAATGCCACCGTCGCCGAAGAACTGGCGGCCACCTCGGAAGAACTCTCCAGCCAGTCGATGCAGCTCCTCGAAACGATGACCTTCTTCTCCACCGGAGACCTCGTTGAGGCCCCCGAAACACCCCGGACGCGTCCGGGGGGACAGTCCTTGCAGATCGCAGGCTCCTAACGTCAAAGGGACCGCCCCTCCGTGGCGGTCCCTTCTCCCTTCTCCCTTCTCCCTGTTCTATTCCCGCACGTAGGTGTCGATATCGGTCTCGTGCACCATCGCCATCATATGGGCGTATTCCGATTCGACGATCTGGTAGTGGCGGTCTTCGTCCCGCGCCAGCTTCTCATAAACCGTCCTGATTTCGGGGTCGTTGCAGGCCGCGGCGAGACTGCGGTAGGTATCGCGGTTCTCTTCTTCGAGGCGCATCGCCAGTTCCATGACCCTGCGGCTGGCAATCTCCGGGTCGAGCCCCGTTTCGAGGGCCTTGATCAGGGGGGACTCGATGTGGGGGGGGAGGGCGAGAAAGGAGCGGACATCGCCGATCTCTTCTCCGCTGTAACGGGAAAAGAGACTTTCGATGTGTCCCTGCTCTTCTGCGATGAGGGTTTCCAGAGCCCTCCGCGACCGTTCCCTGGTCACTCGGGAGGCCGCTTCGCGGTAAAAATCGAGTCCCTCCTTTTCGTGGAGCAGGCACTCCTTGAGGATCTCCTGGGTCTGTTTCTTCATGGCTGTCTCCTTTTCTGCCGCGCGTGTTATTCTGATAACAAGCCGCCCCTGCCTTGTCCTGTAGTCCCGGTTCCCCTGGGGTTGGTTCCCTTAAATTGTAACCGCGAAATTTCGTTTGTCCCGGGGCGGTTCGGCGCCCCTCTTGGGCCGCAGGAGGCAAGAAACGAGTGCATCCCTTGATCGGGTCTGCTATAGTACCCCGTTCTGCCCCCGGGGGCGATCCATCATCAATTGATCCGGAGCCGCAATGGACGAGGAATTCGAAGAATATCTGGAAGAAGAGGACGATGAAACCCTGGAGATGGCGCAATTCGCCCTCGACCGGGGAGACGACCTGACCGCCCTCGATCTGGCCGAGGAGTATCTCGAGAGTCATCCCCTCGACGTGGAGGCTCTCAATATCTGTGCCGTAGCCGCCTCCAATCTCGACGACAACCCCAAGGCCCTGGCTCTCTATCAGAAAGCCCTGCGTCTCGATCCGAAAAACGGCGCCATCCACCACAACTACGGAGTCCTCCTCGATCGCATCGAGGCGTATGAGGAGGCCCTGGTACATTTCCGCCGCAGCCTCGAACTGCAGCCGGATTTCCCCGAGGCCTACATCAACATGGGGAACGCCCTCGATGAACTGGGGCGGATCGAAGAGGCGTTGCAGATGTACGACCAGGCCCTGCGGCGGATGCCCGATGCTCCGGACGTCTACTACAACAAGGGGTATGCCCTCAACCGGCTCGGCCGCTTCGAAGAGGCGGTCGGCAGTTTTCATAAGGCCCTCGAGATTAACCCTTCCGATCCCGCTTCCCTCAACGGCCTCGGCTTCGCCCTCGGCGGTCTCGGCCGCGACGAGGAGGCGGTGGCCACCTACCGCAAGGCGATGGCCAAGGACGACAAGATTCCGACCTATCACTACAATTGCGCCCTCTCCCTGGCCCGTCTCCATCGCCCTGATGAGGCGCTGCAGGAATTTTCCGCCGCGCTGGCCATCGATCCCGAGTTTTACGAGGCCTATATCGAACGAGCGAACCTCTTCACCGACCTCGGCCGTTTTGCCGATGCCCTGGAGTCGCTCGACGCCGCCGAAAAGCTCGAACCCGAGAGTCCCGAGCCCCCCTTCTACCGCGGGGTGATACTGGAAAAACTCGGCGATCCGGCGGGGGCTCTGGTGGCTCTGGACGAAAGTCTGAGCCGCGATCCCGAGTCGATCTACACCCTGAACAACAAGGGGAACGTCCTTATGGACCTCGGCCGGCTGGACGAGGCGCTCTCCTGTTTCGATGCCATTATCGAGCGGACTGCCGCTTACCCTCTGGCCTACTACAACCGCGCCTGCGTCTTCGCCCGGCGCGGCAAGGTGCAGGAGGCGGTGCGGGAGCTGGCGAAGGCTTCGGCCCAGGAGGCGCAGTTTCTCGCCGATGCCCTGCAGGACCCTGATTTTGAAGGGATTCGCGACAAGGCCTCATTTGTGCGGCTGCTCAATCGCAGGAAGGCCGGATAGCCGGATCGAAGGATCTGACCATGATCGAGACCGTCCTCCCCGTCCGGGGGATGAAGTGTCAGAAATGCGCAAGCAAGGTTCACGCGGCTCTTGCCCCCCTCGCCGGGGTCGGGACGGTCGAGGTCGATCTCGCCGGCTGTTGCGCCCGGATCCTTCACGACCCGCTGTCCGTGGACGGGCCGGCCCTGGCCGCCGCCATAGAGGAGGCGGGGTTCCGGGTCGCCGCGGTCCCCGGAGAGGGGGCGCCCCTCCCTGAACCGTCGGTCGTGCCCGGAGGAGAGGCCGTTCGCATCACCCTGCAGCTTGGCGGCATGAGCTGCGCCAACTGCGCCCGAACCATCGAACGGAGGGTGGCCCTGTTGGCGGGGGTGCAGTCGGTCTCTGTCAATTTCGCCACCGAAAAACTGGTCGCCGCCTGTGATCCCGACCGTCTCGGTGCCGAGACCCTGATCGCCAGGATCGCCGATCTCGGCTATCCTGCCCGTCTTCCCGCGGCACAGGGGGAGGACGGCAGGCTGAAATTCGCCATTCAGGGGATGCATTGTGCGTCCTGCGCCGCAACGATCGAGAAAAAACTCCGGAGCCTGCCGGGGATGGGCGCGGCGACGGTCAATTTCGCCGAGGAGACGGCAACCGTCGTCTTCGACCCGCAGCGTCTCGACCGGCAGGAGATCTTCTCCGCCGTCGAGGAGGCCGGCTATGCGCCCCTGGCGCGGCGGGGGAGCGCCGAGGAGGAGAGCGAAGCCCGCAGCCAGCGCCGCTGGCTGATCCTTTCGGCTCTTCTGACCCTGCCGATCCTCCCCCTGATGTACTTCCTCCCCTGGGGCGAGGCCACCGTCTACCTCATCGCCCTCCTGGCCACCTCCGTTCAGTTCAGCGCCGGCCTCACCTTCTACCGTGGCGCCTGGACATCCCTGAAAAACGGCAGCGCCAACATGGATGTACTGGTCGCCCTGGGGATCAGTGCCGCCTACGGCTACTCGCTGGCGGCCCTTTTGGGGGTCTTCGGGCTCACCGGGACGGTCTTTTTCGAAACCGGCGCCATGCTGATCACCTTCATCCGATTCGGCAAGTGGCTCGAGGCCCGGGCCAAGGGGAGGGCAAGCCAGGCGCTCAAGGCGCTGCTGCAGCTTCGCCCCGACCGGGCGCGGTTGCTCCTTGACGGCCGGGAGCAGGACGTCCCCGTCGGCCGGGTCAGGGTCGGGGATCGGGTGGTGATTCTTGCCGGCGAGAAGATTCCCGTGGACGGCGAAGTCCTCGAGGGGGAATCGGCGGTCGACGAGGCGATGGTCACCGGAGAAGCGGTCCCCCGCGACAAATCCCCCGGTGATGCCGTGACCGGCGCCACCATCAATCAGACCGGCCGCCTGGTGGTGAAGGCGACGCGGATCGGCGAAGAGACGGTGCTGGCTCAGATCGTCCGCATGGTCGAGGACGCCCAGGGGGACAAGGCGCCGATTCAGCGTCTGGCCGACGCCGTCTCCAACCGCTTCGTCCCGGCGGTGGTATCAATCTCGGTCCTGACTTTTCTCGTCTGGTACCTTCTGCTCGATGCCCCCTTTATTTTCGCCTTCAAGATGGCCATCGCCGTACTCGTCATTGCCTGCCCCTGTGCCCTGGGTCTGGCGACGCCGACGGCGATCATGGTCGGCAGCGCGGTGGGGCTCTCCGCCGGCATCCTTTTCAAACGGGCCTCGGTCCTGGAAAATATAGCCCGTCTCCAGATTCTCCTCCTCGACAAGACCGGTACCCTGACGACGGGGGAATTTTCCGTCAGCGACCTGATCCCCGTTCCCGGCGGCGATCCCCGGGAGCTGCTGCGGCTGGCGGCGGCTCTCGAGTCGACCAGCAACCATCCCCTGGCCAGGGGTGTCGTCGCCCGAGCCAGGAGGGAAGGGATCGAGCTCCCGGCGGTCAGCGGGGCGCGGGAAGTCGCCGGACACGGCCTCCTCGCCGAGGTCGAGGGCGGGACGCTGCTGGCCGGCAACCAGCGGCTGATGGAGCGCGAAGGGGTCGATGTCGCTCCCCTCTCCGCCGAGGCCTCCGCCCTGGGAGCCGTGGGCAAATCGCTGATTTATCTCGCCCGCAACGGAATCCTCCTCGGGGTTCTCGGGCTTTTCGACACCCTCAAGGACAACGCCGCC
This region includes:
- a CDS encoding ferritin family protein, which encodes MKKQTQEILKECLLHEKEGLDFYREAASRVTRERSRRALETLIAEEQGHIESLFSRYSGEEIGDVRSFLALPPHIESPLIKALETGLDPEIASRRVMELAMRLEEENRDTYRSLAAACNDPEIRTVYEKLARDEDRHYQIVESEYAHMMAMVHETDIDTYVRE
- a CDS encoding methyl-accepting chemotaxis protein, which gives rise to MSFQWKMIGIVVSAALLPLLVVLALTTHYSMKAQEETVAAAERMVDADLEHTIAGLLRLADANQAALKEQRQAAVRNYLRSLADSLYQRVEAIHRRESGGAAQEAIRREILSPRIGGSGYAFGLNSQGVLTVHPKSEGTSLAGEAHIDEMRDKKEGFITYHSVTAGRDKAVYYRYFQPLDLIIAPGVFVDELESLYDLQGEAAAFSRFVNGLQQLRIGELGYIWAVSVADGRSEGFAASPTGAGGKALPLPEEDSGGTPFLQPLVDRALSLPQGEYGELWLDLVNPLDGQKHRMMYRFTYYPPLNWVIGAAVAEEEVLGAATRVGASFSAMEKSILTGSAVLALLACLAASLFARTLSRPVQQVAAVVKRVAKGDFTCRLNLQRRDEIGQLATALDGMSEHLHRTAELAEEIARGNLAVTVVRASEEDQLGLALGNMVGTLNNVIGEVKGAMENVTSGSRALNDASQEMSQGATEQAAAAEEAAASIEQMEANIRQNAENARKTEQLAVKAAGDAEASLEAVGDTMTAMKQIAEKIMIVEEISRQTNLLALNAAIEAARAGEHGRGFSVVAAEVRKLAERSQLAAVEINGLSISSVDVAARAGLMLEAMVPDIQKTAELVQEIAAGSREQTMGAGQIGKAIGQLDLVIQQNATVAEELAATSEELSSQSMQLLETMTFFSTGDLVEAPETPRTRPGGQSLQIAGS
- a CDS encoding tetratricopeptide repeat protein; translated protein: MDEEFEEYLEEEDDETLEMAQFALDRGDDLTALDLAEEYLESHPLDVEALNICAVAASNLDDNPKALALYQKALRLDPKNGAIHHNYGVLLDRIEAYEEALVHFRRSLELQPDFPEAYINMGNALDELGRIEEALQMYDQALRRMPDAPDVYYNKGYALNRLGRFEEAVGSFHKALEINPSDPASLNGLGFALGGLGRDEEAVATYRKAMAKDDKIPTYHYNCALSLARLHRPDEALQEFSAALAIDPEFYEAYIERANLFTDLGRFADALESLDAAEKLEPESPEPPFYRGVILEKLGDPAGALVALDESLSRDPESIYTLNNKGNVLMDLGRLDEALSCFDAIIERTAAYPLAYYNRACVFARRGKVQEAVRELAKASAQEAQFLADALQDPDFEGIRDKASFVRLLNRRKAG
- the cooS gene encoding anaerobic carbon-monoxide dehydrogenase catalytic subunit produces the protein MSKLEDVRSVDPAALAMLAVADREGYETVWDRLKQQQPQCRMGQTGVCCRICSMGPCRINPSGKKPDRGVCGADADTIVARNLIRMIAAGASSHSDHGRKPAILLREIAAGHNADYGIKDPEKLLAVAARLGIAVEGLSLLEVAGEVAEVSLECFGKQDGEPIRFLQRYMPARRQERFQRLETEIAASTGRRPGFLPRSIDREPVDVLHRTTFGTDHDPLSLLIQGVRCALADGWGGSMIATELQDVLFGTPRAKAAQANLGVIDADYVNILVHGHEPIFSEKLIDCSLGEEMQAVAREHGAKGVKVIGMCCTVNEVLMRKGVAVAGNHLHQELAVMTGAIEAVVVDVQCILPSMVNLTRCFHTRFITTSDQAMFPGAIHIQYDEQNARRVSEEVVRTAIAAFSDRNPAKVSIPQEVMEARVGYGVEELSRHLGGDLHPLAVALADGTIRGIVGIVGCNNPKITQDYLHVGLARELIREGVLVVGTGCSAIAVAKAGLMGLEVADQAAAGLRDFCRRHNLPPVLHMGSCVDCSRLLVLFSDLAERLDLDVSELPVVGSAPEWTTEKALTIGTYFAASGVPVHLGHMPPIAGSSTVTRILTEDLRGLLGGYFFVEGELLPATAAILAVLDERRARFLSKEEDLPADLAS